The Thermoproteales archaeon DNA segment ACAACTTCCTCCTCTCGCTCGAAACGAAATACCCTATTTTGAAGATTTTTTAAATATTCTTCCATCTACCAAGTATAGATTTTCTATAGAGTTTCGTCACGATTCGTGGCTATGCCAAGAGATATACTCTATGCTCGAAAAATACAACATAGCATTTACAATAGTCGACGAACCTTTACTTCCGCCGATAGTCAAGGTAACTGCTGGGTTTGCCTATATAAGGTGGCATGGAAGGGGAGAACGCCCATGGTATTACTATATGTATACTCTAAAAGAGTTAGAAGAGTGGGTTCCAAGAATTAAGGAAATTATGAATTCAGTAGGCATCGTTTTTGGATATTTCAATAATCACTTTAGAGGCTATGCTCCTCGAAATGCTCTTCAAATGTTAAGTTTGCTGGGACTCATTAACAAGAGCCAACGCTTGAAGCTGCAGGAGATCGACTACTACTTTAGTAGAAAGGCTATAGAAATTACAAAAGAAAAAGCGAAGAAAATTACTCCTGAAAAAGCCGAGCTAGAAGAGTTACTCCTGCTTTTCTTAAACGAAAAGCGTTTAGAAAGAGCGAAAGGAATACCCGACAGCCAAGTTATTTTAGAGAAAGTAAGTGATAACTTGATAAAGGCGAGGGTAAAAAATTATAGAATATTAATTGATGTGGAAAAGAAATTAATTAA contains these protein-coding regions:
- a CDS encoding DUF72 domain-containing protein; protein product: MLLSRLYIGTSGWDYDDWIGPFYAEDKRLFSQYYEIFNTVEINSTFYSYPTLNFMKGLARIAPWGFKFSAKIPKEITHKKKVNTKLGVENDLNRFLGLLQPLKSERKLGALLIQLPPLARNEIPYFEDFLNILPSTKYRFSIEFRHDSWLCQEIYSMLEKYNIAFTIVDEPLLPPIVKVTAGFAYIRWHGRGERPWYYYMYTLKELEEWVPRIKEIMNSVGIVFGYFNNHFRGYAPRNALQMLSLLGLINKSQRLKLQEIDYYFSRKAIEITKEKAKKITPEKAELEELLLLFLNEKRLERAKGIPDSQVILEKVSDNLIKARVKNYRILIDVEKKLIKHDCEDWKKRCISMQFCKHMGKLFLVLPKKLGKSLLLKIIDEIDEWEFKEF